AGGAGAATTAGAGATTACGGAAGGTCTATAGGTTACAGATAGAAATGAAGCAGTAGGAATACAAGGAAAGGATAAAACATCACATAATGTACAGAAGGTAAAAAATAATTATGTGAATTCCACCAGAGTGGTGGTAAAGGAATAGGTTATGGGTCAGTTTAAATTTACAAAAGGCAGTATCGAAGGTTTATATGTTATAGAACCTATCTGTATAGGTGATAATCGTGGGTATTTTATGGAAACCTATAATTATGATGATTTTAAAAAAGCAGGTCTTGATATGGTCTTTGTACAGGATAATCAATCCTTGTCCAAAAAGGGAGTATTGAGAGGACTGCATTTTCAAAAAAAACATCCTCAAGGAAAATTAGTCCGTGTAATAAAAGGAGAAGTATTTGACGTAGCGGTGGACATTCGTCCAGGTTCAAAAACCTATGGGAGGTGGCAGGGTGAAATTTTGACAGAAGATAATAGAAAACAGTTCTATGTTCCTAAGGGTTTTGCTCATGGTTTTTTAGTCTTATCAGAGGAAGCGGAATTTGCCTATAAGTGTACGGATTTTTACTATCCGGAAGACCAGGATGGGATTCAATGGAATGACCCTGCGTTAGCAATCGAATGGTCTCTTAAAGATGGGATGGAACCTATTCTTGCAGATAAGG
The nucleotide sequence above comes from Anaerocolumna cellulosilytica. Encoded proteins:
- the rfbC gene encoding dTDP-4-dehydrorhamnose 3,5-epimerase; this encodes MGQFKFTKGSIEGLYVIEPICIGDNRGYFMETYNYDDFKKAGLDMVFVQDNQSLSKKGVLRGLHFQKKHPQGKLVRVIKGEVFDVAVDIRPGSKTYGRWQGEILTEDNRKQFYVPKGFAHGFLVLSEEAEFAYKCTDFYYPEDQDGIQWNDPALAIEWSLKDGMEPILADKDKISQGFADLKRQQSMY